From the Streptomyces syringium genome, one window contains:
- a CDS encoding class I SAM-dependent methyltransferase has protein sequence MNTSSASSSDLLDQDVIEGQSGYTKSFLNLYDLAVFRGTAPLCWRCPPATSRQMYDTCVGAEHLEIGVGTGYLLDHARFPVPDPRITLADLNPNSLAHTAHRLRRYDVRTVRANVLEPLPVPEKSFDSVGMSYLLHCVPGSLKEKGIALAHAAAAVRPGGVVFGATVLSGGVPVTFAGRRMMEWLNKQGVFHNEQDTYEDLRDQLGTHFDRYQLTVRGCVGIWRAWTAS, from the coding sequence ATGAACACCAGTAGTGCAAGCAGCAGCGACCTCCTCGACCAGGACGTCATCGAGGGACAGTCCGGGTACACGAAGTCCTTCCTCAACCTTTACGACCTCGCGGTGTTCCGCGGCACCGCGCCCCTGTGCTGGCGCTGCCCGCCGGCGACCTCCCGGCAGATGTACGACACCTGCGTCGGCGCCGAACACCTGGAGATAGGGGTGGGCACCGGCTATCTCCTCGACCACGCCCGGTTCCCGGTGCCGGACCCGCGGATCACGCTCGCCGACCTGAACCCCAACTCCCTCGCCCACACGGCACACCGCCTCCGGCGCTACGACGTCCGCACGGTCCGCGCGAACGTCCTGGAGCCGCTGCCCGTGCCGGAGAAGTCCTTCGACTCGGTCGGGATGAGCTATCTGCTGCACTGCGTTCCCGGGAGCCTGAAGGAGAAGGGCATCGCCCTCGCGCACGCCGCGGCGGCGGTCCGCCCCGGGGGCGTCGTCTTCGGCGCCACGGTGCTGTCGGGCGGCGTCCCGGTGACCTTCGCCGGCCGCCGGATGATGGAGTGGCTCAACAAGCAGGGTGTCTTCCACAACGAGCAGGACACCTACGAGGACCTCCGCGACCAGCTCGGGACGCACTTCGACCGCTACCAGCTGACGGTGCGCGGCTGCGTGGGCATCTGGCGTGCCTGGACGGCCTCCTGA
- a CDS encoding condensation domain-containing protein: MTAFQLEIWISQILEPTSTVYNVGDYYEITGVVDGELLERAARITVDEAGSLGARFVTAPDGAPAQELAPAEWDFDVLDLSGAADPEAEALAWMRAQFDRPADLTRGPLLAAALIKVSADRHFWYRRFHHILLDAHSCAALARRTAELYNALRSGAPAAPNPFEPVTAALEHDRAYIAGRLSRADRGFWEQEAAVWPVTGRLKAEAPPAPVARNGAHHLPRSVVDAVHEQSERLGVTPAHFQITAAALYLWQATEAEEVTFGCSVAGRPTRKLRDVIAPMANILPMRVAVEPERSVRDAFRAADGRIRQALRHHRYRYEEFRRALSARPGYPAQHGVGPLVNILNFDRDLRFGSAKGVVHTLVTGPIPDLGLCIDSRSGSEGATICVEANPANYSAEETQRHADGLGLLIGQLASADPATALGVLSRG, translated from the coding sequence TTGACCGCATTCCAACTGGAGATCTGGATATCCCAGATCCTGGAACCGACCAGCACGGTCTACAACGTCGGTGACTACTACGAGATCACCGGCGTCGTGGACGGGGAACTCCTGGAACGCGCGGCCCGTATCACCGTGGACGAAGCCGGATCGCTCGGCGCGCGGTTCGTCACGGCGCCCGACGGGGCGCCGGCCCAGGAACTCGCACCGGCGGAATGGGACTTCGACGTCCTCGACCTGAGCGGTGCCGCCGACCCCGAGGCCGAGGCCCTGGCCTGGATGCGGGCGCAATTCGACCGGCCGGCCGACCTCACCCGCGGCCCGTTGCTCGCGGCGGCCCTGATCAAGGTGTCGGCCGACCGCCACTTCTGGTACCGGCGCTTCCACCACATCCTGCTGGATGCCCACAGCTGCGCCGCCCTTGCCCGCAGGACGGCGGAGCTGTACAACGCGCTGCGGAGCGGGGCCCCGGCGGCCCCGAATCCCTTCGAGCCCGTGACGGCCGCACTCGAGCACGACCGGGCCTACATCGCGGGCCGCCTGTCCCGGGCCGACCGGGGCTTCTGGGAGCAGGAGGCCGCCGTCTGGCCGGTCACCGGCCGATTGAAGGCGGAGGCACCGCCCGCGCCCGTCGCCCGGAACGGCGCCCACCATCTGCCGCGGTCCGTGGTCGACGCGGTCCATGAGCAGAGTGAACGGCTCGGGGTCACCCCGGCCCACTTCCAGATCACGGCGGCCGCCCTGTACCTGTGGCAGGCCACCGAGGCGGAAGAGGTGACCTTCGGCTGTTCCGTGGCGGGCCGCCCCACCCGCAAGCTGCGTGACGTCATCGCTCCGATGGCGAACATCCTGCCGATGCGGGTGGCCGTGGAGCCGGAGCGGTCCGTACGGGACGCCTTCCGGGCGGCGGACGGCCGCATCCGGCAGGCACTGCGCCATCACCGGTACCGCTACGAGGAGTTCCGGCGCGCGCTGTCCGCACGACCGGGTTACCCGGCACAGCACGGTGTCGGACCGCTGGTCAACATCTTGAACTTCGACCGTGACCTGCGCTTCGGATCGGCCAAGGGCGTGGTGCACACCCTGGTCACCGGCCCCATCCCGGACCTGGGCCTCTGCATCGACTCCCGCTCCGGGAGCGAGGGCGCCACCATCTGCGTGGAGGCCAATCCCGCCAACTACTCGGCCGAGGAGACACAGCGCCACGCCGACGGCCTCGGTCTCCTCATCGGGCAACTGGCCTCGGCCGACCCGGCGACGGCCCTGGGCGTCCTCAGCCGGGGCTGA
- a CDS encoding helix-turn-helix domain-containing protein yields MNTSGPFGHIELSQEALRVFAFAAQRSVCGVKDFGALGLDDDTAERALKELLGMRLLSRAESGSDRFTAVPPRTAADRMLRPMERYIREQHEEVERFRWMFESLLPAYESGWAHRSDAEPVELITDLGVVQETIEELMLSCHEEVLAAQPGGPRSPRALEEAAERDNRLLARGVAMRTLYQHTARYHQPTVERVRRVTSLGAEVRTQSEGLCRMLIFDHRVALLGLPDDPQAALVVREPHLIHCMRAFFDCCWRGASPFPLAFDSASALRISGEIQESIAAMLSEGLEDKSIARRLGMSVRSCQRHVSEIMKAVGATSRFQAGYLLGQLRAEGARGAE; encoded by the coding sequence ATGAATACCTCGGGGCCGTTCGGCCACATCGAGCTGAGTCAGGAAGCGCTGCGTGTCTTCGCCTTCGCGGCACAGCGAAGCGTGTGCGGCGTAAAGGATTTCGGTGCTCTCGGGCTCGACGACGACACCGCGGAACGGGCGCTCAAGGAACTTCTGGGAATGCGGTTACTGTCCCGCGCCGAATCGGGGTCCGACCGCTTCACCGCGGTGCCGCCGCGGACGGCCGCCGATCGGATGCTGCGCCCGATGGAGCGGTACATCCGGGAGCAGCACGAAGAAGTCGAGCGATTCCGGTGGATGTTCGAGTCCCTGCTTCCGGCCTATGAGTCGGGATGGGCACACCGCTCCGACGCGGAACCGGTCGAGCTGATCACCGATCTCGGTGTGGTGCAGGAGACCATCGAGGAACTGATGCTCTCCTGCCACGAGGAGGTGCTCGCCGCTCAGCCGGGCGGTCCCCGCTCGCCCCGGGCCCTGGAGGAGGCGGCGGAGCGGGACAACCGGCTGCTGGCGCGCGGTGTCGCCATGCGCACGCTGTACCAGCACACCGCCCGCTATCACCAGCCGACCGTGGAACGCGTGCGGCGCGTGACGAGCCTGGGAGCGGAGGTTCGCACCCAGTCCGAGGGCCTCTGCCGGATGCTGATCTTCGATCACCGGGTGGCGTTGCTGGGTCTGCCGGACGATCCGCAGGCGGCGCTGGTGGTGCGGGAGCCTCATCTCATCCACTGCATGCGGGCCTTCTTCGACTGCTGCTGGCGTGGCGCCTCGCCGTTCCCCCTCGCCTTCGACTCGGCATCGGCCCTGCGCATCTCCGGTGAGATCCAGGAGTCGATCGCCGCCATGCTCTCCGAAGGGCTGGAGGACAAATCCATCGCACGGCGCCTGGGCATGTCGGTACGCAGCTGCCAGCGCCATGTCTCGGAAATCATGAAGGCCGTCGGTGCCACGAGCCGCTTCCAGGCCGGCTACCTTCTCGGACAGCTCCGTGCCGAGGGCGCCCGGGGTGCGGAGTGA
- a CDS encoding MFS transporter, with amino-acid sequence MKVKPPAERQGTGRTDAARGTDGAGRTAGQAARGGLLRRHRDFRLLWCGESAGKFGASVTSVLLPLAAVSVLHAGTFEVSLVNAAAWVPWLVIGLPAGVWVDRLRRRTVMMVSDAVSGVLFLSVPVAAWFGVLSIGQLLLVALLAGTAAVFFQTAYTAYLPALVGPADQAEGNAKLHGSAAAAQIAGSGAGGLIAQSAGAVNGMLTNAATFLVSLVCVARIRHREPPPAAAAAERARGALFREVAEGVDLVVHDPYLRSLTLFGAASNFFLGGCNSLLVVFLVRDIGLSAGTVGTLVAIGGAGGVLGALLVRRCVARFGTARALLLFELGVPALAPLMALTTRDAGMAFFVVGYAAVALGVVAGNIIKAGFTQAYCASEVLGRVTACSAFLNYGTLPLGALAAGGLGAWLGVRPTMWLLTVGMPLAALILCCSPIRTCRDLPVREPGTT; translated from the coding sequence ATGAAAGTGAAACCCCCTGCGGAACGACAGGGCACGGGCCGAACGGACGCCGCGCGAGGAACCGACGGGGCCGGGCGGACGGCGGGTCAGGCGGCTCGCGGCGGACTGCTGCGCCGCCACCGGGACTTCCGGCTGCTGTGGTGCGGGGAATCCGCCGGCAAGTTCGGCGCCTCGGTCACGAGTGTGCTGCTGCCACTGGCCGCCGTCTCCGTCCTGCACGCCGGCACCTTCGAGGTGAGCCTGGTCAACGCCGCGGCCTGGGTCCCCTGGCTGGTCATCGGGCTCCCCGCCGGGGTCTGGGTGGACCGGCTGCGCCGCAGAACAGTCATGATGGTCAGCGACGCCGTCTCCGGCGTGCTGTTCCTGAGCGTGCCCGTTGCCGCCTGGTTCGGGGTGCTCAGCATCGGGCAACTCCTGCTGGTCGCCCTGCTGGCCGGGACGGCGGCCGTCTTCTTCCAGACCGCGTACACCGCCTATCTCCCCGCCCTGGTCGGCCCGGCGGACCAGGCCGAGGGCAACGCGAAGCTCCACGGCAGCGCTGCCGCGGCGCAGATCGCCGGATCCGGGGCCGGGGGCCTGATCGCCCAGTCCGCCGGCGCGGTCAACGGGATGCTGACCAACGCGGCCACCTTCCTCGTCTCCCTCGTGTGCGTGGCCCGCATCCGGCACCGGGAGCCGCCCCCTGCCGCCGCCGCGGCCGAACGAGCGCGTGGCGCGCTGTTCCGGGAGGTCGCGGAGGGGGTGGACCTGGTCGTACACGATCCGTATCTGCGCAGCCTCACCCTCTTCGGGGCCGCGTCCAACTTCTTCCTGGGCGGCTGCAACTCCCTTCTCGTGGTGTTCCTGGTGCGGGACATCGGCCTTTCCGCCGGCACGGTGGGAACCCTGGTGGCGATCGGCGGCGCCGGCGGAGTGCTGGGCGCGCTGCTGGTACGACGGTGCGTGGCCCGCTTCGGAACGGCCCGCGCGCTGCTGCTCTTCGAGCTCGGCGTGCCCGCGCTCGCCCCCCTCATGGCACTCACGACGCGGGACGCGGGAATGGCGTTCTTCGTCGTGGGCTATGCGGCGGTCGCGCTGGGCGTCGTGGCGGGCAACATCATCAAGGCGGGCTTCACCCAGGCCTACTGCGCCTCGGAGGTCCTCGGCCGGGTCACCGCGTGTTCGGCGTTCCTCAACTACGGGACGCTGCCGCTCGGCGCGCTGGCCGCCGGGGGACTGGGCGCCTGGCTCGGGGTGCGCCCGACGATGTGGCTGCTGACCGTGGGCATGCCGCTGGCCGCGTTGATCCTGTGCTGCTCACCGATCCGTACCTGCCGGGATCTGCCGGTGCGAGAACCCGGGACGACCTGA
- a CDS encoding TauD/TfdA family dioxygenase, producing MSSSQPDTIGTPTWTIETGKPATTQVPRFADADEACQWLTSIHSELRAALHRHGSLYLRGLPIADIDDFAKVRDALVPRRTPYREKATPRSSYGNDVYSSTDLPPNQPIRMHNENSYTLTFPGLLLFSCLTAPEEGGATPVADCREVLRRIPDDLVARMRSAGWLLTRSYSEHISLDWRTAFAADTREDVEKYCADNLVSCEWDASDGLRTRQLRPGIIRHPETGEEVWFNHMAFWNSWSLDEELRQTLLDEFGSDGLPFETALGDGAPLTREDIDTINAAYESATLRETWQPGDVLLVDNVLCTHGRDPFRGDRRIVVAMGDPVELADCRPTVAPAPAPREDQHA from the coding sequence ATGAGTTCTTCCCAGCCCGACACCATCGGCACACCCACCTGGACCATCGAGACCGGAAAACCGGCGACGACACAGGTCCCTCGGTTCGCGGACGCCGACGAGGCGTGCCAGTGGCTCACCTCGATCCACTCGGAGCTGCGTGCCGCACTCCACCGGCACGGCTCGCTCTACCTGCGCGGCCTCCCGATCGCCGACATCGACGACTTCGCGAAGGTGCGGGACGCCCTGGTGCCCCGGCGCACCCCCTACCGGGAGAAAGCCACCCCGCGCAGCAGCTACGGCAACGACGTCTACTCCTCGACCGACCTCCCGCCGAACCAGCCCATCCGGATGCACAACGAGAACAGCTACACCCTGACCTTCCCGGGGCTGCTGCTGTTCTCCTGCCTGACGGCCCCGGAGGAGGGCGGAGCCACACCGGTCGCGGACTGCCGCGAGGTGCTGCGCCGCATCCCCGACGACCTGGTCGCCCGGATGCGCTCCGCCGGCTGGCTGCTGACGCGCAGCTACTCGGAGCACATCTCCCTGGACTGGCGGACCGCCTTCGCGGCCGACACCCGGGAGGACGTCGAGAAGTACTGCGCGGACAACCTCGTCTCCTGCGAGTGGGACGCCTCGGACGGCCTGCGCACACGGCAGTTGCGCCCCGGCATCATCCGCCACCCGGAGACGGGCGAGGAAGTCTGGTTCAACCACATGGCCTTCTGGAACTCCTGGTCCCTGGACGAGGAGCTCCGGCAGACCCTGCTCGACGAGTTCGGGTCCGACGGGCTGCCCTTCGAGACGGCCCTCGGTGACGGTGCGCCCCTGACGCGGGAGGACATCGACACGATCAACGCCGCCTACGAGAGCGCGACGCTCCGCGAGACCTGGCAGCCGGGCGACGTGCTGCTCGTCGACAACGTCCTGTGCACCCACGGCCGGGACCCCTTCCGGGGCGACCGGCGCATCGTCGTCGCCATGGGCGACCCCGTGGAACTCGCGGACTGCCGGCCCACGGTGGCCCCCGCCCCCGCCCCCCGAGAGGACCAGCACGCGTGA
- a CDS encoding non-ribosomal peptide synthetase yields MTAIPEGPYGNASAPEHHRDHPADLLARFQQAVAAAPDRAAVHDEHGGLTFAELDRRTAQVGKALTVRGAAPGEHIGVSLPRGADLVVALLAVWRAGAAYVPLDPAYPTERLHAMVRDAGIRTLLTADDDRAWPEGVQTLSLGELPAPADRNPAPPVPTPAHAPAYVIYTSGSTGTPKGVETTRGGVASLVSGLEAAGMYAEEPRVVAWNASVSFDASVQQWARVCRGDTLVVLGEEERTDPARLCEVLDRHGVHDLDLTPSHWHLLRADLLVRAAEGRRLRLFMGGEPVPGPTWRELAAERAGGRLEALNLYGPTECTVDATATWIEGGSPHIGHPLPGVRAHVLDAALRPVADGAEGELFLAGAGVAAGYVGRPALTATRFVADPFAADGTRMYRTGDKVRRRADQALEYLGRIDRQVKIRGYRVELGEIEAALATHPGVATAVVTLHSSPAAGEQLAAYLVAADGTKGSTAVAAASPDALREHLAKTLPQYMLPTAYVSLDALPLTVNGKVDLAALPAPEQAADAAAPPDDTAQDHAPDGEVETLIADVWSEVLGRAHIRADDDFFALGGHSLIALRVVARLKKQLGIAVSSREVYRHPRLRDLAQHVETVRVGR; encoded by the coding sequence GTGACCGCCATTCCCGAAGGGCCGTACGGCAACGCGTCGGCCCCGGAGCACCACCGGGACCACCCCGCCGACCTCCTGGCCCGCTTCCAGCAGGCCGTAGCGGCCGCACCGGACCGGGCAGCGGTCCACGACGAGCACGGCGGCCTGACCTTCGCCGAACTCGACCGGCGAACAGCCCAGGTGGGCAAGGCACTGACCGTGCGAGGCGCCGCCCCCGGCGAGCACATCGGCGTCAGCCTGCCCCGCGGCGCGGACCTCGTCGTCGCGCTGCTCGCCGTATGGCGGGCGGGCGCCGCCTACGTGCCGCTCGACCCCGCGTACCCGACGGAGCGTCTCCACGCGATGGTGCGGGACGCGGGCATCAGGACCCTGCTGACGGCCGACGACGACCGGGCGTGGCCCGAGGGCGTACAGACCCTCTCCCTCGGCGAGCTGCCCGCCCCGGCGGACCGGAACCCGGCGCCGCCGGTCCCGACCCCCGCGCACGCCCCCGCGTACGTGATCTACACCTCCGGTTCGACGGGCACCCCGAAGGGCGTCGAGACCACCCGGGGCGGTGTGGCGTCCCTGGTGTCCGGGCTGGAAGCCGCGGGCATGTACGCCGAGGAGCCCCGCGTCGTCGCCTGGAACGCCAGCGTCTCCTTCGACGCCTCCGTCCAGCAGTGGGCGCGGGTGTGCCGCGGCGACACCCTGGTGGTGCTCGGCGAGGAGGAGCGCACCGACCCCGCCCGGCTGTGCGAGGTCCTGGACAGGCACGGGGTGCACGACCTCGACCTGACCCCGTCGCACTGGCATCTGCTCCGGGCCGACCTGCTGGTGCGGGCCGCCGAGGGACGGCGGCTGAGGCTGTTCATGGGCGGTGAGCCGGTGCCCGGGCCCACCTGGCGCGAACTCGCGGCCGAACGTGCCGGCGGACGACTCGAAGCGCTCAACCTCTACGGCCCCACCGAGTGCACGGTGGACGCCACCGCCACGTGGATCGAGGGCGGCTCCCCGCACATCGGTCACCCCCTGCCGGGGGTACGCGCCCACGTACTGGACGCCGCGCTGCGGCCGGTGGCCGACGGTGCGGAAGGGGAACTCTTCCTGGCCGGCGCCGGGGTGGCGGCGGGGTACGTGGGACGGCCCGCGCTCACCGCGACGCGGTTCGTCGCCGACCCGTTCGCGGCCGACGGCACCCGGATGTACCGCACCGGCGACAAGGTGCGCCGCCGCGCCGACCAGGCTCTGGAGTACCTGGGACGCATCGACCGGCAGGTGAAGATCCGCGGCTACCGCGTCGAGCTGGGGGAGATCGAGGCCGCGCTGGCCACCCACCCCGGTGTGGCGACCGCCGTCGTCACGCTGCACAGCAGCCCGGCCGCGGGGGAGCAACTGGCCGCGTACCTCGTCGCGGCGGACGGCACCAAGGGTTCCACGGCGGTCGCCGCGGCGAGCCCGGACGCGCTGCGGGAACACCTGGCCAAAACCCTGCCGCAGTACATGCTCCCGACCGCGTACGTCAGCCTCGACGCCCTGCCGCTGACGGTGAACGGCAAGGTCGACCTCGCCGCCCTGCCCGCCCCGGAACAGGCCGCGGACGCCGCCGCACCGCCGGACGACACGGCGCAGGACCACGCCCCGGACGGCGAGGTCGAGACGCTCATCGCCGATGTGTGGTCCGAGGTGCTGGGCCGTGCGCACATCCGGGCCGACGACGACTTCTTCGCCCTGGGCGGCCATTCGCTGATCGCCCTGCGCGTCGTCGCCCGGCTGAAGAAACAGCTCGGGATCGCCGTGTCCTCCCGCGAGGTCTACCGGCACCCCCGGCTCAGGGACCTCGCGCAGCACGTCGAAACCGTGCGCGTAGGCCGCTGA
- a CDS encoding thioesterase II family protein, giving the protein MAARQDTTVIRIKQPDHNTRRTLLCLGFCGGGTGPYHAWSEHVPEDVALSAICYPGREGRFLEPCASDWEELAADTTSAVLSAVDGPYVLFGHSMGGWMAFDVASRIESSGGPLPEALVVSSCNAPDRGLTPRDMFPARQDSDAQLLDWMLGNGLMPAHVLEDPDLQDMAVELMREDIRVRDTFGYRAGTAVSVPVQMLSATDDDVIEKDAGDQWSRVALGPYRHDVLPGGHFYTPDIWRQLPVHITALTASMAPAPA; this is encoded by the coding sequence ATGGCCGCACGACAGGACACCACCGTCATCCGGATCAAACAGCCGGACCACAACACCCGGCGCACACTCCTCTGCCTGGGCTTCTGCGGCGGAGGCACCGGGCCCTACCACGCGTGGAGCGAACACGTCCCCGAGGACGTGGCCCTCTCCGCCATCTGCTATCCGGGCCGGGAAGGACGTTTCCTGGAGCCGTGCGCGAGCGACTGGGAGGAACTCGCGGCCGACACCACGAGCGCCGTGCTCTCCGCCGTCGACGGGCCGTACGTGCTGTTCGGCCACAGCATGGGCGGGTGGATGGCGTTCGACGTGGCGTCCCGTATCGAAAGCAGCGGCGGGCCGCTGCCGGAAGCACTGGTCGTCTCCTCGTGCAACGCCCCCGACCGTGGCCTGACGCCCCGCGACATGTTCCCCGCGCGCCAGGACAGCGACGCGCAGCTGCTCGACTGGATGCTGGGCAACGGCCTGATGCCCGCTCATGTCCTCGAGGACCCCGACCTCCAGGACATGGCGGTCGAGCTCATGCGCGAGGACATCCGCGTGCGCGACACCTTCGGCTACCGGGCGGGGACCGCCGTGAGCGTCCCGGTCCAGATGCTCTCCGCGACCGATGACGACGTCATCGAGAAGGACGCCGGAGACCAGTGGAGCAGGGTCGCGCTCGGGCCCTACCGCCACGACGTGCTCCCCGGCGGGCACTTCTACACCCCGGACATCTGGCGGCAGCTGCCCGTCCACATCACCGCGCTCACCGCTTCCATGGCCCCCGCGCCCGCCTGA
- a CDS encoding MbtH family protein yields the protein MTNPFENPDGTYLVLVNGRNQHSLWPSHIAPPMGWTVTHGAAGHQACLDYIEANWSDLSPKTAVGQ from the coding sequence GTGACGAATCCCTTCGAGAACCCCGACGGCACCTACCTGGTCCTGGTCAACGGCCGCAACCAGCACTCCCTGTGGCCGTCGCACATCGCACCCCCCATGGGCTGGACCGTGACGCACGGCGCGGCCGGTCACCAGGCGTGCCTCGACTACATCGAGGCGAACTGGAGCGACCTGTCGCCGAAGACCGCCGTGGGCCAGTGA